The nucleotide sequence GCGGTGAGCCGCATGCCGCTGCCGTACGTCTTCGGGCAGATCTACGGTCCGGTTCCGCCGTGGATCGACGGCCTGCGCCTGCTCGAGCCGGACGAGACGCTCCTGTGGAAGGGACGGCCGAACGTCCGGCGCGCCTACGTCGACGTCTTCAGCCCGGTGCACGACGACGCCGAACGCATCTCGCTCCTGCGGCGGTTCTGGCCGACCATGCCCGCCTCGCTCGCACACAACCCGGTGTGGGAGGTCGCGCTCGACAAGCGGGGCTTTCGGCAGGACCCGTTCACGCCGAGCAAGCCGGCATCGACCCTGCGCATCGCGTGCCTGGGCGACTCCTGGACGTTCGGGGCGAACGTCGGCCCCACCGAGACCTACCCGCGACGGCTGAAGTGGCTCCTGGAGCGCGACCTTCCGACGCGGCGCTTCGAGGTCCTGAACCTGGGCGTCCTCGGGTACTCCTCGTACCAGGGAGTCTCGCTGCTGAAGTCGCAGGTGATCGACTGGGAGCCCGACGTGCTGCTCGTCGGGTTCGCGATGAACGACGCGTCGGTGCAGCGCGAGAGCGACAAGCGCGTCGCCGCGAACATGCGCGATCAGGCGCCGCCGACGCTGAAGGAGCGCTTCTGGGCCCTGCTCGAGTACTCCGAGATCTATCGTCTCGAGCGCTACCTCGCCGACGTCTCGAAGTTCACGCCGCCGTCGATCGGAGACTATCTGAAGGAGGTGGTTTCCGACGACGCGGGCACCGCCTATCTGCGGCCCGGCGCCGCGGGGCTCCTCGACTACACGAAGCTCGAGGGACACACCCGCGTCTCGCTCCCGGACTACGAGCGGCACGTGCGCGAGATCGTCGAGATCGCGAAGCGAAAGCACATCACCGTGGTCCTGCTCTACAACGAGCTGTCGCCCAACAGCCCGTACCGCGAGACCCTCGAGGACGTCGCCGACGACGAGGGCGTACCGTTCGTCGACAGTAGCGCGATCGTCGCCGACGCGCGCCGCCGGATGGAGACGAACCTGGAGGATCGACTCGACCTGCGCCCGCAGCCGTCACACGGCGAACCGGCGGCGGGCAGCGTCTCGACGGTGTTCCGCGTCTATCGCGAGGGACCACCGACGGGCCGTCCGATGTACATCGCCGGCGCCAATGCCGCGCTCGGGAACCTCGTCCCCAACACGGTCGCCATGTACGACGACGGCACGCACGGCGACCAGCGCGCGGGGGACGGCGTGTGGTCGCTCGCGGTGACACTGCCCGCGGGCGAGCCGGTCTTCTACGTCTACACGAACGGCGGCACGCCGGGCCGGTGGGACGAGGTCGACGTGCCGCAGATCCGCGGCTTTCGCGTGGAGGCGCCGGACGGCGCGACGGAGGTGTACCGTCCGATCGATTCGTGGGGCAAGATCTACATGCAGGCCGACGCCTGGCACACCAATGCGCAGGGCTACACGCTGATCGCCAAGGCCGTGTTCAAGCGCTTGAAGGACGACGCGCGCTTCCAGGCGCCGTAGGAGGGGACGTGGGCGGGGGGCGGATCGGACGGGCGCTCGTGGCGATGGTGCTCGCGTGCGCGTGCAACTCCCATCCGCCGCGTCACGTGGTCCTGATCACGATCGACACGCTGCGCGCCGATCACCTGGGCCTCTACGGCTACCGCCATCCGACGTCGCCGTTCATCGATTCGCTCGCCGCCGAGTCGACCGTCTTCGACGAGGCCGTCGCTCCATCTCCCGTGACGGCCCCTTCGGTCGCGTCGATCCTGACCGGTCTCAACCGCGCCTCGCACGGCGTGCGGGCCAACGGCGAGTCGCTGCCGGCCTACGTGCCGACCCTGGCGGAGATGCTGAAGGCGCACGGCTTTCGCACGATGGCGCGGATCGCGAACCCGCTGCTCGATGCGCCGCGGGGCTTCGGGCGCGGCTTCGACGACTACGCGGTGCCGCGCACGCTCGTGCAGCGCCCGCCCGAGATGATGGGAGGGTCTCCGGTCGTCGAGGAGGCGCTCCGGCTGCTCGACGGCGCCGGCGACGCGCCCTTCTTCCTGTGGCTCCACTTCTACGATCCGCACGGCCCGTACTATCCGCCGGCCGCATACCGCGACGCGTTCCGCGCCGAGGACTACCGCTGGCCGAACGAGCCGGCCGAGCTCGTCGTCTCCACCGACCGCAACGCCCTGTTCCAGATCCCGAAGTACCAGGTCGTCGACGACGAGCGCGCGCCGTCCGTGTATCGCGCGCGCTACGACGCCGAGGTGCGCTACACCGACGATCACGTGCGCGCAGTCGTCGACGGCCTGCGCTCGCGCGGCCTGTGGGACGACACGCTCTTCGTCCTGACGGCCGATCACGGCGAAGGGATGGGCGAGCACGGCTACTACTTCCAGCACGGCTGGTACGTGTACGAGGACTGCGTGTGGGTCCCGCTCCTCGTGCGCGCGCCCGGACGCATGGCGGCCGGACGGCGCGAGACCCGCACGGTGAGCCTCGTCGACGTCGCGCCGACGATCCTCGCGCTCCTCGACCTTCCCGCGGTGCCCGAGATGGAAGGGAGGAGCCTCACGGCTCCGCCGCCCCCCGAGCCGACCGCGTTCACGCAGAGCTACCATGGCTCCAGCCACGCGGGCCTGCGGCGCGGTCGCTACAAGTATATCTTCACGCCCGCCCGCTCGGCGTCGAGCCCGCCGCCCGCGCCCGAGGACGAGCCGATCCTCCCCGCCGAGCCGCACAACGAGCTCTACGACCTCACGAAGGATCCCGGCGAGCTCCACGACCTCTCGACCAGCGAGCCGGCCGTCATGCACGAGCTCCGCAAGGTCCTGCAGGCCTGGCTCGCCGACCAGCACCGCCGTGGCGAAGCGACGAGCGCACGCGAAGCCGCGACCGGCGGCCCCCGCCCGCTCGACCCGCTCGTCGAAGGCCAGCTCCGCGCCCTCGGCTATCTCAACTAACAGAGCCCCCGGCGCGACGTCGCGGCCCCGACGCCGCGACGTCAGCCCTTCTGGTACATCGTCACCACGCACGCACCCCCCAGCCCGATGTTGTGCTGGAGCGCGGTGCGCGCGCCTTCGACCTGCCGCTTGTCGGCCACGCCGTTCAGCTGCCAGACGAGCTCCGCGCACTGCGCGAGCCCGGTCGCGCCCAGCGGATGGCCCTTCGAGAGGAGGCCGCCCGACGGGTTCACGACCCACGTGCCGCCGTACGTGACCTCGCCGTCGTCGATGAGCTTGCCGCCTTCGCCCGGCTTGCAGAGCTGGAGGCCCTCGTAGCTGATGAGCTCGTTGGTCGAGAAGCAGTCGTGCAGCTCGATGACGTCGACTTCGTCGGGACCGACGCCCGCCTGCTCGTAGACCTTCGCGGCGGCGCGCCGGGTCATGCCGACGCCGATGAGCCCCATCGCACCCTCGGCGAAGTCCTCGACGAAGTCGGTCGTCATCGCCTGGCCGATGATGCGGACGGGGTTCGTGTGACCGTGCTTCGCCGCGTACTCCTTCGAGCACAGGATCGCCGCCCCGGCACCGTCGGAGGTGGGGCAGCACTGGAGCAGGGTCAGCGGATCGTAGATGAGCCGTGACGCCAGCACCTCCTCGAGCGTGCACGCGTCGCGATACTGCGAGCGCGGGTTGTTGACGGAGTGGCGATGGTTCTTCACCGAGACCTTCGCGAACTGCTCCCTGGTCGTACCGTAGAGCTCCATGTGATGCCGGCCGCCGTCGCCGAACATGAGGGCGGCGGCGGGCGGACGCTTCTTCGCCGCCTCGTCGTACTTCTCCTTCAGGCCGGGGAGCTGCGAATCGAGCGGCCCCTTCTCCATCTTCTCGAAGCCGAAGGCGAGGACGCACTGATTCATTCCCGAGGCGATCGCCTGATAGGCGAGGTGCAGCGCGCTCGATCCGGTGGAGCAGTAGCTGTGCACGTTGTAGACCGGGATGCCGCCGAGACCCATGAAGTAGAGCGCGCGCTGGCCCTGGCAGCTCATGCCGTTCACGTAGCCCGCGAAGGCCTGCTCGAAGTCCTTCGGGTCGACCGTCGCCATCCCGACCGCTTCGGTGACCGCCTCCTTCACGAGGTCGGTGAAGTCGGTGTCGCACCGCTCGAACTTCGTCATCCCGACGCCGATCACGCACACGTCCTGCCTGGCCATGGAATCGATCCTCCGTTCGATTTGAAGCGACGGTGGTCTTAACCGGGATCGGACCCCGGCGGCAACCGCGCAGGACGCACCCTACCCGGCGGCCCGGTGGACGTGGTGGCGCGCGACGTCGGCCGCGCGCGGCGCCCCGAGCAGCGCCATCGCGTTCGCGACCTCGTCGTGCAGCAGCGCCAGGAGGTGCGCGACTCCCTGCTCGCCGCCGGCGGCGAGCGCGAAGAAGTGCGGGCGGCCGACGAAGACGGCTCGCGCGCCGAGCGCCAGTGCCACGAGCACGTCGGTACCGCGGCGCACGCCGCCGTCGAGGTAGACCTCGGCGCGGTCGCCGACGGTCTGGACCACCTCCTCCAGGACCTCGATCGACGCCGGCGAGCCGTCGAGCTGCCGGCCGCCGTGGTTCGACACGACGACGGCCGCCGCGCCGTGCTCGGCCGCGCGCAGGGCGTCGTCGGCGCGCAGGATGCCCTTCACCACGAGGGGAAGCCGCGACAGCCCGCGCAGCCACGCGAGGTCGTCCCAGGTGAAGCGCTGGTCGTGGAGCTCGGCCATGAGCGCCATGAACTCCTCGCCACGCCCGAGGTGCGGGAAGTTCCCGAGCCCGCCGGGCTCGAGCGAGAAGCCCGTTCGCACCTCGCCCTCGCGGCGGCCCGGGATCGGGAAGTCGACGGTGAGCACGATGGCCTGGTAGCCCGCCGCCACTGCACGCTCGACGAGCGCACGCGACGTTCCGCGGTCCTTGTGGACGTAGAGCTGGAACCAGCGCGGCCCTGCCGGCGCGCGCGCCACCTCCTCGAGCGAGCAGCTCGACATGGTCGACACGCAGTCGACCACGCCCGCTGCCGCGGCCGCGCGCGCGACGGCGACCTCCGCGTCGGGGTGGGCGAGGCGCTGCCGGGCAGTCGGCGCGAGCCCGACCGGCATCGCGACGCGCTGCCCGAGCAGCGTCGTCGATGGATCGACCGTGCCGACGTCGATCAGCACGCGCGGCCGCAAGCGCCAGCGCGCGAACGCCGCCTGGTTGTCGCGCAGCGTGACCTCGTCGCAGGCGCCGCCGGCGACGTAGGCGTACGCGCCCGGGTCCATGCGCTCGCGCGCGAGCGCTTCGAAGTCGCGAGCGTTGAGCGGCGTTACGGTCGCACCTCGAGCACGAGGTTGAACGGCGTGCGGGTCGCGGTGCGAAAACGCGTGAAGCCCGCCTGCCGCACCACGTCTTCGAGCCGCTTCGGGCCCGCCTGCGCGCCGAGTGCCAGCCCCACCTCCTGCGAGCGCGACGCGGGCGTGCAGACCATGGTCGACGCGGAATAGAAGATGCGCCCCACCGGGTTGAGATTGTCTTCCAGGCGGTCGCCCGCGAACGGCTCGACGAGGAGCCACGTGCCGTCGGGTTTGAGCGTCTCCAGCACGTGCGTCGCGACGCCGACCGGATCGCCCATGTCGTGGAGCGCGTCGAACACGCAGACGAGGTCGTAGTCCGTGCCGGCGTAATCCTTGGCGCTCGCGGTCTCGAAGCTGACGCGGTCGGAGACGTCGGCGTGCTCCGCGTGCTGGCGCGCCGCCACGATCGAGGGTTGGTGGAAGTCGAAGCCGACGAACGTCGACTTGGGATAGGCCCGCGCCATGATGATCGTCGACGCGCCGTGGCCGCAGCCGACGTCGGCGACGCGCGCGCCGCGACGCAGGTTCGCCTCGACGCCGTCGAGCGCGGGAATCCACGACGCGGTGAGGTTCGCGTTGTACCCCGTGCGGAAGAAGCGCTCGGTGCCCTGGAAGAGATCGTGGTGGTGTTCGTGCCAGCCGACGCCGTTGCCGGTGCGGAACGCTTCGAGCACCTTCGGCGCGTCGGTGAACATCGAGCGCGCCACCTGGAAGCCGCCGAGGAAGTGGGCGGGGCTCGATTCGTCGGCGAAAGCGAGCGTCTGGATCTCGTTCAGCGAGAACTTGCGCGTCGCCGCGTCGTAGTCGACGTAGCCGGCGGCCGCCTGCGCCGACAACCACTCGCGAACGTAGCGCTCGTCCGTGCCGGTGCGATCCGCGAGCTCCGCCGGCGTGAGCCCGCCGGTGCCCGAGAGCGCCTTGTAGAGTCCGAGTTCGTCGCCGATGCCGACCAGGGCCGCCGACAGGACGGCGCCGAGATCACCGACGAGCTTGCCGAGGAATTCGTCGAGCGTGGGCATGATGCGTCTCCTTTCAGGTGGCTTCGCGAGCAACGATCTCGAGCTGCTCGAGATAGTGGGCGAGACTGGTATGGCGGAATCGCAGATTCAACACGGTCGCGCCGAGGGCGCGGTAGCGCGCCACGAGATCCAGGAAGGTCCGGCGCTCGTCGGCCCGCGTCACGTCGAGCTGGCGATCGAGCGGCAGGACGAGATCGAAGGGCGTCCGTCGCTGGCGCCACTCGGGCCAATCCCTCGCACGACCGAGCAGTGCACCCAGCCGCTCGACGTCGAGCCCGAACGGATCCCAGCCGTCGCCCTGGACGAGGGCGCGCCGCAGGGAGCGTGGCGACCGCCCCCCGAGCCAGATGGGAATGCGCGCCTGCACGCCGCACGGATCCACGACGAACCCTTCGAAGCGGAAGTACGCGCCCTCGTAGCGCGGCTCCCGCTGCCCGAAGCTCTCTCGCAGGGCTCGAACCGCGTCCTCGTAGACGGGACCACGCCCTGCGAACCGGGCACCGAGCAGGCGGAACTCCTCCTCGAGCGTCCCGACCCCGACGCCGAGCACGAGCCGGCCGCCGGCGATCCGGTCGAGCGTCCCGTAGCGCTTCGCGATGGCGAGCGGGTGGTGGTAGCCGAGCACGAGCACGTGGGTCACGAACTTGATCCGCGACGTCTGGGCGGCGAGGAAGCCGAAGGTCGCCAGCGGGTCGTAGTAGCGCGCGCCGCGCACCCGTGTGACGCCGGCCGGGATCGCGACGTGCTCGCTGCAGGTGAGGTGATGGAAGCCCAGGCGGTCGGCCGCCCTTGCGATCTCGGCGATCTCCGCCGGGCCGGCGTCCTCGGTCCAGGATGCGTCGTTGTCCGGATGACGCGTGACGATGGGCGTGACGAGCCCGAGCCGCATGCGTCCCGGGCGTAGACCAATCGCCGATCGCCTGGCAACCTGCGGGCCGTGCCCGACCTGCCCGCCACCCCTCGCCTCCGCCACGTCCGCGCCGTGGGCTGCGACGTCAACGTCGTCGAATGGGGCGATCCGGGCCGGCCGTCGCTCCTGCTGCTGCACGGCGGAATGGCGCACGCACGCTGGTGGGACTTCGTCGCCGCGCGGCTCGCCGATCGGCTCCACGTGTTCGCGGTCGATCTCCCCGGCCACGGCGACAGCCCGTGGATCGAGCCGTCGCGCTACGTCCACGTCGAGGTCCCGGTCATCCGCGAGCTGCTCGCGACGCTCGCGCCGGGTCCGTGGAGTCTCGGCGGCCATTCGAACGGCGGGCTCCTCGCGGTCGTGACGGCGACCGAGGGAACACCGCTCGCGCGCCTCGTCGCGGTCGACATCCCGCTCGACCCGTCGGGCGATCGGCTCGTACGCTCCGGCAAGGGCTTCCGCCGCATGCCGCAGCCCGCCTGGACGTCGCGCGAGGAGGGCGTCGCGAGCTTCCGTCTCTTCCCCAAGGACGGCGACGTGCCGGTGGAAACGCTGCGCTACATCGGCGCGCACTCGGTCCGCGAGGACGGCAACGGCACGTGGACGAGCAAGTTCGACTGGCGCTATTTCCGCGGCCGCGATCCGAACGGACCGAATCCGTACGCCGCGTTCCCCGAGCGCCTGCGCCGGATCCCCTGCCCCACGCTGCTCGTGCGCGGCGGCAACAGCTCGATCCTCGGCGCCGACGACTACGCCGAGATGCTGGCGCGCGTCCCGCGCGTGACCGGCGTCGTCGTCGCGGGCTCGGGCCACAACCCCCACGTCGAGCGACCGGCCGAGACCGCCGAAGCGATCGCCGCCTTCGTCCGGGAGTAGGTCGCCGGTCCAACAGGGTGTCAGCCGGTTGGCACCCTCTGGCGCCGCCGGTGACCGCGCTGCGGTCGGGGCGCGTGGCACGGCCGTTGCTCCTTTCGGACCCATGGCTCGACGCGCCCCGCTCGCCGCGATCGCGGCGCTCCTCGTCGTGGCGGTGGGCGCGATCTACGCGCCGATCCGGCACGCCGGCTTCTTCAACTTCGACGACGCCGCGTACATCACCGACAACCCGTTCGTGCGCGACGGCCTCACGCTCGGTGGCCTGCGCCAGGCGTTCTTCGCGAGCCGCGGCGCGCTCTGGATGCCGCTCTCGTTCACGTCGCACATGCTCGACGTCTCGCTCTTCGGCGTGACGCCGGGCGGGCCGCACGTCGTCAACGTCCTCTTGCACGCGACCAACGCGGTACTCCTCCTCCTGCTCCTCGTGCGAGCGACCGGAGCGATCGCGCCGAGCGCCGCCGTCGCAGTGCTCTTCGCGCTCCATCCGCTGCGCGTCGAGTCGGTCGCCTGGATCACCGAGCGCAAGGACGTCCTCTCGGCGTGCTTCGGCCTGCTCACGCTCAACGCGTGGGTGAGCTACGTCCGACGGCCCACCCGCGGCACGTACGGCATCGTCGTCGCGGGCACGGTGCTCGCCCTGCTCTCGAAACCCATGCTCGTGACGCTGCCGATCCTCCTCGTCCTGTTCGACGTGTGGCCGCTCCGCCGCCTGGGGAAGCTCGCCGACAACGGCGAGCCGCTCATGCTGACCGACCTGGTATTGGAAAAGGCGCCCTTGATCGCCCTCGCGCTCGCCGCCGCGGCGATCAACCTCGGCGCCGCGCAGTCGGAGGGCGGGCTCATGGCGCTGGCCGGCCGTCCGCTCCCGGCACGGATCGCCAACGGCGTCGTCTCGTACGCGTGGTACGTGTGGAAGACGATCTGGCCCGCGGATCTCGCCGTCTTCTACCCGTATGCCGGATGGTCCGGGCTCACGGTGGCAGGCGCGGCGCTCGGTCTCGCCGCGGCGGGCGTGATCGCGATCGCGACCCGGTCGCGATGGCCGTGGATCGCCGTCGGCCTCGCCTGGTTCGTCGTGGGTCTGCTGCCGGCGATCGGAATCTTCCAGGCCGGCCGGCAGGGGATGGCGGATCGCTTCACGTACCTGCCGAGCATCGGCCTCTTCATCGCCGTCGCATGGACGCTCGATCGCGCGGGCGGATCGCGCGCCGCTCGCGCGGCGCTCGCCGGCGCGACCCTCCTCTGCGCGATCGCGCTCGGCGCCGCGTCGTACCGCCAGGTGGGCTACTGGCAGAGCAGCGAGACGCTCTTCGAGCACACCCTCGCGGTGACGGGCGACAACCCCGTCGTCGAGGACGCGTTCGGCAGCGTGCTCGCGAACGGCGGCCGTCCGGCCGAGGCGATGCCCCACTTCGAGGCGGCGCTCCGCATCGACCCGCGCGACGTCGTGGCGGCGCACGGCATCGGCGTCGCGCTCGACGGCCTCGGGCGATTCGACGAGGCAGCCGAGCAGTATCGGGCCGCGCTCGCGATCGAGCCGGGCTACTGGCGCGCGCACAACGACCTCGGGGTCTTCCTCCTGAAGAAGAACGACGTCGAGAGCGCGCTGCACCACTTCAGCGAGGCGGTGCGCCTGAACCCGTCGGCAGGCGCCGCGAACTCGAACCTGCGCCTCGCGCTCGAGCGCTCCGGTATCGCGGGCGCGAACGCGGACAGCTACGTGCGCGGCCTCCTCACCTGGTCGGCCGCCATCGCCGCCGATCGCGACAGCCCCGGCGGTGCCGCCTACGGCGCGAGCCTCTCGGGCGATCTCCTCGTCGCGCGACCCGACGCGCTCCGCGGCTGCCTCGGAGGAGGCGTCGGCAACGTCGCCGCGGCCCCGTTCAACCTCTACGTCGAGGTGGGCGCCGACGGTACGGTCACCGCCGTCACGGCGGTGCCGCCAACGCGCGCCGCCCTCTGCCTGCGTGACGAGCTCCGCACCGCGCATGCGCCGGCGCCCCCATTCGCGCCGTTCCGCGGCGTCGTGTCCATGCCGGCCAAGGGTTGAGACGGGGTTGACCCGACCGGCGCGACCCGTGGTACGGGTCGCGCCATGAACACCACGCGCACCGCGGCGATCGTGCTCGCCGCACTTCTCGTCATCGATCTCGGACACGGTTTCGCGGCCGTCCTCTGCAAGAACCGCGCTGGCGGGGTCATCCTGCGCGAGAAGTGCAAGAAGAAGGAGACGCAACTCGATCTCGTCCAGCTGGGCGCGGTCTGCCCCAAGGGCGACCCGGGACCGCCGGGGAGCGGCTCTCGTGTCGTCGATGCCAACGGGCGGTCGGTCGGACCGCTGGTCTCGGGCGCGAACGTCCTCATGGTTGCTGGCGGCCAGGCGGTGATCGTGCGCGCCGACACGTCGGGCTTTCCTGCGGACAGGGCGCTGGCGTACACAACCAGCGACTGCTCGGGCACGGCGTACGTGGAAGTGTTCGAACCCCTCGCGCCCCGCACCGTCACCATTGGGGGGACCCTCTACTACCCGGGGCTGCCGCTGCAGCCGGTGCACATCTTGAGCAACGGGTTCGCGGACACCACACCCACCGACTGCACCAACG is from Candidatus Eisenbacteria bacterium and encodes:
- a CDS encoding SGNH/GDSL hydrolase family protein, coding for MRRQIAGAAAATLIVLALVEGLLRLAYVVRNNAVSRMPLPYVFGQIYGPVPPWIDGLRLLEPDETLLWKGRPNVRRAYVDVFSPVHDDAERISLLRRFWPTMPASLAHNPVWEVALDKRGFRQDPFTPSKPASTLRIACLGDSWTFGANVGPTETYPRRLKWLLERDLPTRRFEVLNLGVLGYSSYQGVSLLKSQVIDWEPDVLLVGFAMNDASVQRESDKRVAANMRDQAPPTLKERFWALLEYSEIYRLERYLADVSKFTPPSIGDYLKEVVSDDAGTAYLRPGAAGLLDYTKLEGHTRVSLPDYERHVREIVEIAKRKHITVVLLYNELSPNSPYRETLEDVADDEGVPFVDSSAIVADARRRMETNLEDRLDLRPQPSHGEPAAGSVSTVFRVYREGPPTGRPMYIAGANAALGNLVPNTVAMYDDGTHGDQRAGDGVWSLAVTLPAGEPVFYVYTNGGTPGRWDEVDVPQIRGFRVEAPDGATEVYRPIDSWGKIYMQADAWHTNAQGYTLIAKAVFKRLKDDARFQAP
- a CDS encoding sulfatase encodes the protein MGGGRIGRALVAMVLACACNSHPPRHVVLITIDTLRADHLGLYGYRHPTSPFIDSLAAESTVFDEAVAPSPVTAPSVASILTGLNRASHGVRANGESLPAYVPTLAEMLKAHGFRTMARIANPLLDAPRGFGRGFDDYAVPRTLVQRPPEMMGGSPVVEEALRLLDGAGDAPFFLWLHFYDPHGPYYPPAAYRDAFRAEDYRWPNEPAELVVSTDRNALFQIPKYQVVDDERAPSVYRARYDAEVRYTDDHVRAVVDGLRSRGLWDDTLFVLTADHGEGMGEHGYYFQHGWYVYEDCVWVPLLVRAPGRMAAGRRETRTVSLVDVAPTILALLDLPAVPEMEGRSLTAPPPPEPTAFTQSYHGSSHAGLRRGRYKYIFTPARSASSPPPAPEDEPILPAEPHNELYDLTKDPGELHDLSTSEPAVMHELRKVLQAWLADQHRRGEATSAREAATGGPRPLDPLVEGQLRALGYLN
- a CDS encoding beta-ketoacyl synthase N-terminal-like domain-containing protein, with protein sequence MARQDVCVIGVGMTKFERCDTDFTDLVKEAVTEAVGMATVDPKDFEQAFAGYVNGMSCQGQRALYFMGLGGIPVYNVHSYCSTGSSALHLAYQAIASGMNQCVLAFGFEKMEKGPLDSQLPGLKEKYDEAAKKRPPAAALMFGDGGRHHMELYGTTREQFAKVSVKNHRHSVNNPRSQYRDACTLEEVLASRLIYDPLTLLQCCPTSDGAGAAILCSKEYAAKHGHTNPVRIIGQAMTTDFVEDFAEGAMGLIGVGMTRRAAAKVYEQAGVGPDEVDVIELHDCFSTNELISYEGLQLCKPGEGGKLIDDGEVTYGGTWVVNPSGGLLSKGHPLGATGLAQCAELVWQLNGVADKRQVEGARTALQHNIGLGGACVVTMYQKG
- a CDS encoding alpha-hydroxy acid oxidase, encoding MDPGAYAYVAGGACDEVTLRDNQAAFARWRLRPRVLIDVGTVDPSTTLLGQRVAMPVGLAPTARQRLAHPDAEVAVARAAAAAGVVDCVSTMSSCSLEEVARAPAGPRWFQLYVHKDRGTSRALVERAVAAGYQAIVLTVDFPIPGRREGEVRTGFSLEPGGLGNFPHLGRGEEFMALMAELHDQRFTWDDLAWLRGLSRLPLVVKGILRADDALRAAEHGAAAVVVSNHGGRQLDGSPASIEVLEEVVQTVGDRAEVYLDGGVRRGTDVLVALALGARAVFVGRPHFFALAAGGEQGVAHLLALLHDEVANAMALLGAPRAADVARHHVHRAAG
- a CDS encoding class I SAM-dependent methyltransferase, which encodes MPTLDEFLGKLVGDLGAVLSAALVGIGDELGLYKALSGTGGLTPAELADRTGTDERYVREWLSAQAAAGYVDYDAATRKFSLNEIQTLAFADESSPAHFLGGFQVARSMFTDAPKVLEAFRTGNGVGWHEHHHDLFQGTERFFRTGYNANLTASWIPALDGVEANLRRGARVADVGCGHGASTIIMARAYPKSTFVGFDFHQPSIVAARQHAEHADVSDRVSFETASAKDYAGTDYDLVCVFDALHDMGDPVGVATHVLETLKPDGTWLLVEPFAGDRLEDNLNPVGRIFYSASTMVCTPASRSQEVGLALGAQAGPKRLEDVVRQAGFTRFRTATRTPFNLVLEVRP
- a CDS encoding LLM class F420-dependent oxidoreductase — its product is MRLGLVTPIVTRHPDNDASWTEDAGPAEIAEIARAADRLGFHHLTCSEHVAIPAGVTRVRGARYYDPLATFGFLAAQTSRIKFVTHVLVLGYHHPLAIAKRYGTLDRIAGGRLVLGVGVGTLEEEFRLLGARFAGRGPVYEDAVRALRESFGQREPRYEGAYFRFEGFVVDPCGVQARIPIWLGGRSPRSLRRALVQGDGWDPFGLDVERLGALLGRARDWPEWRQRRTPFDLVLPLDRQLDVTRADERRTFLDLVARYRALGATVLNLRFRHTSLAHYLEQLEIVAREAT
- a CDS encoding alpha/beta hydrolase; amino-acid sequence: MPDLPATPRLRHVRAVGCDVNVVEWGDPGRPSLLLLHGGMAHARWWDFVAARLADRLHVFAVDLPGHGDSPWIEPSRYVHVEVPVIRELLATLAPGPWSLGGHSNGGLLAVVTATEGTPLARLVAVDIPLDPSGDRLVRSGKGFRRMPQPAWTSREEGVASFRLFPKDGDVPVETLRYIGAHSVREDGNGTWTSKFDWRYFRGRDPNGPNPYAAFPERLRRIPCPTLLVRGGNSSILGADDYAEMLARVPRVTGVVVAGSGHNPHVERPAETAEAIAAFVRE
- a CDS encoding tetratricopeptide repeat protein — encoded protein: MARRAPLAAIAALLVVAVGAIYAPIRHAGFFNFDDAAYITDNPFVRDGLTLGGLRQAFFASRGALWMPLSFTSHMLDVSLFGVTPGGPHVVNVLLHATNAVLLLLLLVRATGAIAPSAAVAVLFALHPLRVESVAWITERKDVLSACFGLLTLNAWVSYVRRPTRGTYGIVVAGTVLALLSKPMLVTLPILLVLFDVWPLRRLGKLADNGEPLMLTDLVLEKAPLIALALAAAAINLGAAQSEGGLMALAGRPLPARIANGVVSYAWYVWKTIWPADLAVFYPYAGWSGLTVAGAALGLAAAGVIAIATRSRWPWIAVGLAWFVVGLLPAIGIFQAGRQGMADRFTYLPSIGLFIAVAWTLDRAGGSRAARAALAGATLLCAIALGAASYRQVGYWQSSETLFEHTLAVTGDNPVVEDAFGSVLANGGRPAEAMPHFEAALRIDPRDVVAAHGIGVALDGLGRFDEAAEQYRAALAIEPGYWRAHNDLGVFLLKKNDVESALHHFSEAVRLNPSAGAANSNLRLALERSGIAGANADSYVRGLLTWSAAIAADRDSPGGAAYGASLSGDLLVARPDALRGCLGGGVGNVAAAPFNLYVEVGADGTVTAVTAVPPTRAALCLRDELRTAHAPAPPFAPFRGVVSMPAKG